The Chanos chanos chromosome 6, fChaCha1.1, whole genome shotgun sequence genome includes a region encoding these proteins:
- the sys1 gene encoding protein SYS1 homolog → MASHFRSYIWDPVLIISQIVLMQCIYYSFLGLWLVGVDSLVQVRPNRSLDQIFSYEVLGFSTVQGRLSMMAFILNSLTCALGLWFFIRRGKQCLDFTVTVHFFHMIGCWIYNSHLPAALAWWLVNMACIALMAVIGEYLCMRTELRAIPVNSGPKSNL, encoded by the exons ATGGCCAGTCATTTCCGGAGTTACATCTGGGACCCCGTCCTCATCATATCTCAGATTGTGCTGATGCAGTGCATCTATTACAGCTTCCTGGGGCTATGGTTGGTCGGTGTGGACAGTTTAGTGCAAGTGAGGCCCAACAGATCACTTGACCAGATCTTCAGCTATGAG GTTCTCGGCTTCTCAACAGTACAAGGCCGCTTGTCAATGATggcattcattttaaactcccTTACatg TGCTCTGGGCCTGTGGTTCTTCATCCGCAGAGGGAAACAATGTCTGGACTTCACTGTCACGGTTCATTTCTTCCACATGATTGGCTGTTGGATCTATAACTCCCACCTGCCCGCTGCCCTGGCCTGGTGGCTGGTGAATATGGCCTGCATAGCCCTCATGGCAGTCATCGGAGAATACCTGTGCATGCGGACAGAGCTCAGAGCCATCCCCGTCAACAGTGGACCCAAATCCAACCTGTAA